Proteins encoded in a region of the Zea mays cultivar B73 chromosome 4, Zm-B73-REFERENCE-NAM-5.0, whole genome shotgun sequence genome:
- the LOC100277066 gene encoding uncharacterized protein LOC100277066 (The RefSeq protein has 1 substitution compared to this genomic sequence): MALKRSAAAASLGSASDASDGEAGAARNSHRRRVSPSRSRSESPRPNLGPSAAASDTNRERSPRDHLDSDADSDADAGAGAGRGARSSRLLGERSPSFHSNSDADVAGRSPSPRRNRERTLHLHSDSDSDNSTTAAAAASDDAGDASPLAIAHRASHIGTSNVKPVSTRPMDVPSRAAAGSSQRRSKRRPSPHSPEHQKRPPRVWSPEDEVTILSALIEFRAKKGRLPASIQDTSKVHSQIIHQLTANASTAQLSDKVRRLKHKYKLLLTRSKNGRDPDLPTKHDRDVYQLSKKVWGLKSLLLVRGSRVSHEDTEDAEESNEEQEIEESDEDIENEWGLRGRTGKKPRALTFENGNGNAIVTAGRACHGDGSGRDDAEKGKQMYPYLWEAVEELSKEHPSGPIFRKAFGVLEKSKAGAVEEKLRKFRMLEIRQQLRRMDLMKETVGLVLDALEGAY; this comes from the coding sequence ATGGCCCTCAagcgctcggccgccgccgccagccTGGGGTCGGCGTCCGACGCCTCCGACGGCGAAGCGGGCGCGGCCCGCAACAGCCACCGCCGCCGAGTCTCCCCGTCCCGCTCCCGATCCGAGTCCCCTCGGCCCAACCtcggccctagcgccgccgcttcCGACACCAACCGTGAGCGTTCCCCCCGCGACCACCTCGACTCCGATGCGGACTCCGACGCcgacgccggcgccggcgccggccgcGGCGCCCGTTCCTCGAGGCTTCTCGGCGAACGTTCCCcgagcttccactccaactcggaCGCTGACGTCGCCGGGCGCTCTCCGTCGCCGAGGCGCAACCGCGAGCGCACCCTTCACCTCCACTCtgactccgactccgacaactccACCACGGCCGCGGCCGCCGCCTCCGATGACGCCGGCGACGCCTCGCCTTTGGCTATTGCGCACCGTGCCTCGCACATCGGGACCTCCAACGTCAAACCCGTCAGCACGCGCCCGATGGATGTGCCCTCGCgcgccgccgcgggatcttcccaACGTCGTTCCAAGCGCCGCCCCAGCCCCCACTCCCCGGAGCACCAGAAGCGGCCGCCCCGGGTTTGGAGTCCTGAAGACGAGGTGACCATACTGAGTGCTCTCATTGAGTTCCGTGCCAAAAAAGGTCGGCTTCCTGCGTCCATTCAGGACACGAGCAAGGTACACAGCCAGATTATTCATCAACTCACTGCTAATGCTTCTACGGCTCAGCTTAGTGATAAGGTCAGGCGCCTCAAGCACAAGTACAAGTTGCTGCTCACTCGTTCAAAGAATGGACGGGATCCTGATTTGCCAACCAAACATGATCGCGATGTCTATCAACTTAGCAAGAAAGTTTGGGGATTGAAAAGTCTACTACTAGTACGAGGATCTCGTGTGTCACACGAGGACACTGAAGATGCAGAAGAGAGCAATGAAGAGCAGGAGATAGAGGAGAGTGATGAGGATATAGAAAATGGATGGGGACTCCGTGGTCGCACAGGCAAGAAACCAAGGGCATTGACATTTGAAAATGGCAATGGTAATGCAATTGTCACTGCAGGTAGGGCTTGCCATGGTGATGGCAGTGGGAGAGATGATGCTGAGAAGGGAAAACAAATGTACCCATACCTGTGGGAGGCTGTTGAGGAGCTTTCGAAGGAGCATCCGAGTGGACCTATATTCAGGAAGGCATTTGGTGTACTTGAAAAATCAAAGGCAGGAGCGGTGGAGGAGAAGCTCAGGAAGTTCAGAATGTTAGAGATCAGGCAGCAGCTGCGTCGGATGGACCTGATGAAGGAGACAGTGGGGTTGGTGCTTGATGCTCTGGAGGGTGCATATTGA